The sequence CCGGCGTCTGCCAGCGCGCGCAGGCTCTGGATGAGCAGTGCGCGCGCCTCGGCGGCCGACTGGTAGTTCTCGGCGAGCCGGCTCGGCGCCACCACGAGGAAGGGGATGCCGAGCGCCCGCATCCTCGCGAGCGCCGCCAGCAGACTGTCGAGGGTTGCCTTTCGCCGCCAGGACACGGCGTCCGAGAGACTGCCGGTCAGATAGGGCCGCAGAGCGTGCATCGCGTTGACGCAGCTCGGCCTCATTCCCGCGCGCTCGGCGGCCGCTCGCCACCGCTCCTCCGCGACGAGGCAATCCGGCGTCAGCTCGAGGGCGCGGTAGCCGGCCGCGCTTAAGTCGGCGAGGGGCCATCCCGCGGTGCCGCCGGTGAGGTAGGCGCAGTTGATCGCGGGCGACACGACGGGTGACATGGGGGGCTCCCCTCCCGACCCGGTGGCGCTGAGCGACCGCCGGGGCAACGCGAGGGCCGCGACGGCGGCGCCGGCCGCCGCCACAACCTCCCTGCGCGTCATCGAGACCGGCATCGCAATGCCCTCTGCCGCGCCGGGCGCATCATGGCCTGCCGAACGCCGTCACGGCGTCCACGATGGCCGGGTAGCTCGTGCGCCATGCGCCGGCGGGCACGTTCTCCGACACCTGGATCTGGAGTCGACCTGTGTGACCGGCCTCCGCGAGGATCCGCTCGGCCGACGCGCGCGCCACGTTGGCCGGCTGCAGGTGCACGGACGACGGGAAGTTGACCCCGAGCCTCATGCGCGGCCACATGTCGGCCGCCGCGCCGACGGCCGTGTCGTTGTCCGGCGGGGGCGACAGCGAGTCCAGGCCGTCCACGCGCGACTCGCCGATCGAGCTCCAGAGCGGCTTCAGGTCGCCGTCCATGTGCACGTAGATCGGCGTGCCACGGTCGGCGAGCATATCCGCGAGCTCGGCGTAGAGCGGCATGGCGTGCTCGCGGAAGTAGCGCGGGCCGATCGCCGGCGCGGTGATGTTGTCGGGGAAGACGACGTAGGGCAGAGGGGCCCGGCGCACAATATCGAACACCCTCCGCGCGATCCCGGCCATCAGGTCCACGCACTCGTGGACCCGCTCCGGGCAGTCGACCAGGTGTGCCGCCAGGTCCTCCAGCGACACCCACTGCACCCAGAGCTGCTGATAGGGCGTGCGGTCGATGGCGACATGGGCCACGCCGTCGTCGCCCATGTCGCGTTCGTCGCGCAGGAACCGCTCCGTGTCGTCCACAACCACGGCGTCCCGGAGGAGGGCGGCAAGCACCGTGTAGTCGCGGGGCTCGCGCACGTAGTGACGGGCGATCGACGACGAGCCGTAGGCCGGCTCGTAGTAGCGCTCCTCGACCAGGCAGCCTGCGGGCGTCACAAGCGTCGTGCGCGTGCCGGGGAGGCCGCCCCGGGCGGTCGGCTCCGCCTCGAATCGGCAGCGCGGGTACTCACATCGGTGCACGCCGGACCAGCGCAGCACGCCCATGTTGGCCCGGCCTACCAGGTCCCACACCGCCTGATTCGGCGCGGCGATGCCGTCGTACTGGGCGAAGGGCACGCGGTCGTGCTCCCGGCCGGTCACCACCGCGAGGATCCGCTCGCGCATCGTCATCGCCACGCCATGCTCCTCCCGCAGCCCGCCGCGCGGCCCGCGCTCCGCTACTCGACCGCCGTCGTCCGCACCGGGCGGCCGCCACCGGCCGCCGACTCCGCCGCGGCGAGCGCGGCGGCCAGCGTGCGCGCCGCGTCCTCGTAGGAGGAGCGTATGAGCGACTGATCGCCGCGCTCCACGGCCAACAGGAACCCCTCGATCTCCGCCTGGTACGGATCGTCCTCGGCGTGGAAGTGGACCGTCTCCTCGCTCATCCTCCCGCGGACGCTGCTCGTGGCCATGTCCCAGGTCAGCGTGAAGTCGTCCCCGATGCAGGCTACCTCCCACACCCACCCGCGATGCGACCAGTTGTGTAGGTGGGTCCCGAGCGCGCCGCCCGAGAAGCGCAGGTTCACGCTGATCGTGTCGTCGACGGTGGCGCGCTCGCCGCGCGGCATCAGCCGGTTGGCGGCGAACGCCTGGGCCTCGACCACGTCATCGCGCAACACGTAGCGCGCCACGTCCAGCAGATGCACCCCCTGCTCCACGATCGGCCCGCCCGAGCGCTCGCAGGTCAGAAGCCACTCGGGGATCCCCTCCCAGAAGGCGACGGGCCAGGCGCCGCGAACGGTGCAAGAGAGCACGACGCGCCCATCAAGCAACTCGCGCATGTGCTCCGTCACGCGCGCCCAACGATACATAAAGCCGACCGAGTTGACAACGCCGGCCCCGCGGATCGCCTCCAGGCACGCCGCGGCGTCCTGCATGGTAAGAGCCGGCGGCTTCTCGCAGAAGAGCGCGGCGCCGCGCGCGCAGATGGCGCGAATCGGCTCGACGCGCACGAAGTGGGGCGTGCAGAGCAGAACGGCGTCCAGCGCCTCGCGCTCCAGCATCTCGCGGTAGTCCGCGTACGCCCGGGCGCCGTGCTCGTGCGCCGCGACCCGCGCGCGATCCTCGCGCACATCGGCCACGGCCGCCACGCGCGCCCGTCCCGACGCGGCGACCCGCTTCGCGTGGGCCACGCCCGGTCCGCCGAGCCCGACGATCCCGACGTTCACGTCGCCTCCTCTTCCGGCGCGCCGGCGGCATCCAGGCGCACCTCGGCCCGGTAGCCGAAGCCCACGCGGTTGTCCAGCCAGCGCACCCGGCGCGGCCGGAGCACGTAGAGCGTGCCCGCCGCGACGGCGGCCTCGAGCTCGGCGGGCAACTGGAATCGCGACCGGTAGAGCCGCAGGATGCGCCGTCGCTCCGCGCCCCGAACGGGAGCGGTATCGCCCTCGACCTGAACGCCCCGGATCGCGCTCCACTGCCACACCGCCGGGTAGACGGCGGCGGCCGCGCGGCCACGGGCCCGGAGCGCCGCGCTGTGCCGTGATGCGGGCGAGGAGAGCCAGTAGAGCGCCAGCCCCTCGCTCACGTAGTACACCGGGGCCACCCCGGGCAGCCCCTCCTCACTCACGGTGGCCAGCGCCATCGTCGACTGCGACTCCAGGAAGGCCCGCACCGCGGCCAGCGTCTCGTCCATCGACTCCCCCCGGCCGCGCACGGCGCGCGCCGAGGGACCTTACGCGGCGCGGGCCGCCGTTTCCTGCGCGCGAGCGGCCCCGGCCGTTATTAGCGGGCGGGGCCGGAACAGAGACGCCGGGAGCGGCGCGTGGCCGCGGCCAACTTCACCCTGCGCGACGCTCATCAGCCAGCCGCGGCGGCCCGAGCGACGTGGTATCATTAGATCCACCAGGGCCGGGAGGGCGATCGCGCCCGGCGGGAGGGTGACATGGAACCGGAGCGGCTGCGCGTCGTGTTGCTGACGGCGGCCCCCTTCGTGCTCATGCTGGCCAGCCTGGGCGCGTGCCGCGGCCAGGGAGACGGCGAGACGCCACCCGCCCCGCCGCGGACCCTCGCGGCCGCTGAGCCTCGGTTCGTCTCCGCGGTCAACGACTTCGGCCTGCGCCTCTATCGTCGCCTTGCGAGCGGCGGCTCCCAGGGCAACCTCTTCCTCTCGCCCGTCAGCGTCCATCTTGCGCTCGACATGGTCTTCAACGGCGCGCAGCGATCCACGCGCGAGGCGATGGCGAAGACGCTTGCACTGCAGGGCCTGACGCCGGAGGAGACGTCGAAGGCCGCGTCCGCCTTGATGGAGGCGCTGCGGCAGCCCGCGGATGCCGTTCAGATCGAGGCGGCCAACGCGCTCTGGGCGCGCGAGGGCCTCGTGCTCGCCCCCGAGTTTCGACGCCGCACCCAGAGGGAGTTCGACGCCGCCGTGCACCGGGCCGACTTCGCGTCGCCCGGCACCGCGGACGAGGTGAACGCCTGGGTCCGCGACCGCACACACGGCAAGATCGAGCGGATCGTCGACGCGGCGACCGTGCGCGACGCCATCCTGCTGCTCGTGAACGCGCTGTACTTCAAGGGGCGCTGGTCCGTGCCGTTCTCGCCCGGCCTCACCCAGGAGAGCCACTTCCACACGGAGGCGGACGGCGCGCGCCGCGTGCCATTCATGCGGCGCACCGCCGAGATGCCCTACGACGAGAACGCGCTCTTTCAGGCCGTTGCGCTGCCCTACGGCGACGGGCGGGTGCGCATGGTGGTGATCCTGCCGAAGCCGGGCCGCTCGCTCGCCGACGTGAACGCGCAACTTACGGCGGAGCGCTGGAGGTTGTGGACCGGCGCCCTCGCGAAGCGCAAGGGCACGCTCGCGCTCCCGCGCTTCAAGACGGAGTACGGAACGTCCTTGCGCCCCGCGCTCGCCGCGATGGGGATGGAGGTCGCGTTCGGCGGCCAGGCCGACTTCGGCGGCATGCTCGCCCAGGGCGCGCACCAGCAGCTCACCGGCCGCGTAAGGCTATCCGACGTAATACACAAGACCGCGCTCGAGGTGAACGAGGAGGGAACCGAGGCCGCGGCCGCCACGGGTGCCGTCATGGGGATCACCTCCGTGCGGCCCGTGCAACCCTTCCAGATGACCGTCGACCGCCCGTTCCTGCTCGCCATCGAGCATCAGTCCAGCGGCGCCCTTCTGTTCCTGGGCGCCATCCGCGATCCCCGGTAGACCGCGAAGCCTTGCGCCCGCTGGCGCGCTCCCGCCGTCACCGGCCGGAGCCGCCGCCACCCCACTCCACGGGAGGACAATCGACCACCATGCCCGACGAGACCGTGCGCTCGCGCTTCCAGAAGGTGATGCGCGGCGAGATGCCCCGAGACCGCCTGCCCATCATCGAATGGGCGACGTGGTGGAACCAGACCATCGACCGCTGGCGCGGCGAGGGCCTGCCTGCCGACCTGGACTGGACGGCCATCAAGCGCTACTTCGACCTGGACGTGGACGTGCAGCTGTGGTTCCCGCAGTTTCGGCCGGGCCCCGCTCCCGGCGCGCCCACCGCGCACGGCCAGGGCTGGGTCGCCGACGAGGCCGGCTATGAGGCCCTGCTGCCCTGGCTCTACCCGGACCCGATCCCCTATGACCGTGACCACTGGCGGCGCGTCGCCGAGCGACAGGCGGCCGGCGAGGTGATCGCCTGGATCACGCTGAGCGGCTTCTTCTGGTGGCCGCGTGTCCTCCTGGGCATCGAGCAGCACCTCTACGCGTTCTACGACCAGGCCGACCTGATGCGCCGCATGATCGACGACCAGACCGACTACATGCTCCGCTGCCTCGACGACTTCTGCGCCATCTGCACCCCGGACTTCATGACCTTCGGCGAAGACCTCTCCTACAACCACGGGCCGATGCTCTCGCGTGGCCAGTTCGACACCTTCCTAGCGCCCGGCTACCGCCGCGTGGTGCCGGAGCTGAAGCGACGCGGCATCCACGTGCTCGTCGACAGCGACGGCGACGTCGAGCCGCTGATCCCCTGGTTCGAGGAGGAGGGCATCGAGGGCATCCTGCCCCTGGAGCGCATGGCCGGCGTCGACGTCAACCGGGTGCGAGCGCGCCACCCGCGCTGGAAGATGATCGGCGCCTACGACAAGACGGTGATGCACCTCGGCGAGGCCGCGATGCGCGCCGAGTTCGAGCGGCTCCTCCCCGTGATGCGCAGTGGACACTACATCCCGTCGGTGGACCATCAGACGCCGCCCGGCGTCTCGCTGGAGGACTACCGGCTGTACCTGCGGCTCCTGCGCGAGTATGCGGCCCTTGCGGTGCGGGACCGATGAGGCCGAACGTGGCTGCCCACGACGCAGCGGACGCGCTCCGCGCCGAGGGGCTGGCCCTGGATGGCCAGGCCAGCCTCGGCGCCGACGGCAACGGGATCGGGCTCGGCATCGACGCGGGCGGCACCTACACCGACGCGGTGGTGTACGATCCGGGCGCCCGAGCCGTGCTCGCCAAGGCGAAATCGCTCACCACCTACCACGACCTGGTGGAGGGCATTCGCGGCGCGCTCGCCCAGCTCCCGCCTGAGCTGCTGGGGCGCGTGGGGGTCACGTCGCTCTCCACGACCCTCGCCACCAACTCGATCGTGGAGGGGCGCGGCCACCGGGTCGGCCTCATCGTGCTCTCGCCCTGGGACTGGTTCGCGGAGAGCATCGACCACCAGCCGTCGATTCGGGTGCCGGGCTGCGTGGACGTGACCGGCGAGGTCCTCGAGCCGCTCGACGAGGAGACCTGCCGCGCCGCCATCCGGCGACTGCTGGACGTGGAGCGATGCGCCGCCATCGTCGTGGCCGGCTACGCCACGACGCGCAATCCGGCGCAGGCCAACCGCGTACGCGAGCTCGTGCTCGAGGCCGCCGAGGTCCCTGTCATGTGCGCGCACGAGGTGAGCCGCCGCCTGGACGCGGTGCAGGGGGCGCGCACTGCCGTCGCCAACGCGCGGCTCCTGCCCGTCATCCAGCACCTGATCGACTCCGTTCATTCCGCGCTCGCCGAGCGCGCCGTGCAGGGCCGGCTGATGGTCGTGAAGGGCGATGGCACGCCGGTGGACGAGAGCGTGGCGCGCTCGCGGCCGGTCGAGACCATCCTCTCGGGCCCCGCCGCCAGCGCCAGCGGCGCGCGCATCCTCACCGGGCTCGATGACGCGCTCGTGATCGACATCGGCGGCACGACCACCGATTGCGCCATCCTGCGCGACGGGCGCGTGGCCGTCGCGCGCGACGGCGCGCGCGTGGGGCCCTCGGTGATGAGCGTGGACGTGGTGGAGATCTGCACCGTTGGCCTGGGCGGCGACAGCCGGATCGGCTTCACGCGTGAGCGCGAGATCACGCTGGGGCCCCAGCGCAACATCCCGCTCAGCTACCTGGCCGCCCGACACCCCGCCGTGGCCGAGTTCCTGCAAACCTTCGACATCCGCCGCTGCAAGGGCTCGCTGGACGCTACCGCACTCGACGTGCTCGTGCGCGGCGGCCAGAGCCGGCTGCGCTGGACGGAGCCCGAGCAGCGCCTGCTGGACGCGCTCGCCGACGGGCCGCTGCCGGCCGTGCGCGCGGCGGAGATCCTCGGCGTCCCGTCGCACGTCCTGCTCCCGCTCAGCCGGCTGGAGTCGAGCGGGGTCATCAAGCGAGGCGCCCTCACGCCCACGGATCTGCTCCACGTGGACGGGCGCTTCGTCCGGTGGGACCGCGAGGCCGCCTCCCGCGCGCTCGCGCTCTTCTCGGCGATGTTCGGGCGGCCGTCGAGCGAGGTGCTGCGCGCCGCGCTGCGGGTGGTGACGCGCCGCATCTTCCAGGAGATCGTCCGTCGCGAGGTGTCGGCCGAGGACGCGCGGCTGCACGACCTACCCCCGCAGTGGTCGTACCTGCTCGACCGCGCGTTCGACGGCAATGGCGACTGCGCCGGGCTCGGCGTGAGGCTGTCGCTTCGCCGGCCGATCGTCGCGCTCGGGGCGCCGGCGCAGGCCCTGGTGCCGCCGGTCCGCGAGCACCTGGACGCGGAGATCGTGGTGCCGGAGGATGCCGACGTCGCGAACGCGGTGGGCGCGATCGCCACCGAGGTCGTCGTCCGCGAGGAGGTCACGATCGCGCCGGGCGTCAGCTCGGCCTACGTGCTCTACGCCACCGACGAGCGCGTCGAGTTCGCGGACCTGGCGCGCGCGACGGAGCGCGCTACCGAGCTCGCGCGCGAACGAGCGCGGCAGCGCGCGCTGGAGGCCGGCGCCGCCGCGCCGAAGGTCACCGTGACGCGCGGCGACTCCTCGGGCCTCGCCTCCGACGGCGGGCAGGTGTTCCTGGAGCGCCGGGTGACGGCAGTGGCTCTCGGCGCCGCCCTCGCGCATGTGCCGCCCGGCCTCGCGCATGTGCCGCCCGGCCTCGCGCGATAGCGGCGCGCGGCCTCAGAGCAGCGGGTCACCCGTGGCGACCTCGTAGGCGGCCAGCACGTTCTCCACGGGGGTGTTGGGCTGGATGCAGTGCGCCGGAGCGAAGAAGTAGCCGCCCTCGCGCCCGATCACATCGACGCGATGGCGTGCCTCGGCGCGACACTCCTCCACGGTGCCCCAGGGCAGCGTCTGCTGCGTGCTGATCAGGCCGCAGAGCGTGAGACGGTCGCCCACCTCGCGCTTGATGGCCTCCGGGTCCTGGCCCACCGGCTCCGGCTGCATCGCGTCCAGGATGTCCAGCCCCATCTCCACGAAGCGCGGCTGAAGCCTGCGCGTGCTGCCGCAGGAGTGAAGCATGGCGCGGCAGCCGAAGGCGTGCGCCAGGTCGATGAAGCGTTGCAGGCGCGGGCGGAAGAAGCGCTCGAACGTGGCCGGCGAGATCATCGGCCCCATCTGGTTGCCCAGGTCCTCGCCGAGACACACGACGTCGATCAGGTCGCCGGCGGCCTCCAGTCCGCGCCGAATGCACTCGTGGTAGAAGTCGACACGGTGGTCGATGATCGCGGTGCCCACCGGGTCGTCGGTGGCGATATCGCAGAGCACCTGTTCCATGCCGCGCCCGCGGCTCACGCCGTTGATGATGTCGGGTATGCCCGCGCTGCCGAAACAGACCACGAAGTCGGCCACGGCATGGCACTGCTCGCGGAGGCCCGCGTAGTCGTAGTCGTCGGGTGACGGCCAGGGGTAGGCCTCGACGTCGTCCATCGTGTGCAGGCCCGCCAGAGGCAGCTCGTAGGCCTCCAGGTAGGCGCCGAACTCGTACTCCTGCAGACCGTAGCCGACGCCGAACTCGTCGTAGCAGGCGATGCGGCTGCCCGGCTCCGGCTGGCGCGCGGGCCGCGTGCCGGCCGCGCCCACATGGCGGAAGTCGACCTTCAGCACGCGGAGCAGGTCCTGCCCCGGGAAGCGCTCCTGCAGCTTCGCCTGAAACTCCGGCGTGGTGTAGAACTCGATCGGGGGTCGATCGGGTTGCCGGTGCTCCACCGCGGCGCGAAAGCGCTCCTTCGGCGTCATCCAATCCATATCGTGTGTCGCCCTCCTGCCGGTGATGCCATGGAGTTCGCCACGCGGTGGGGTTGGCTCCTTCCGTGAGAGCCGGCCGCCTCGGACGGCCGCCCGGCGCCGCTCAGAGCGCGCGCTGAGCGATCTCCTCGCCATCGCATGTCAGGAGCGTGGCCTCGCCGTCGAGCACCGTTTCCAGGTGTACCGGCCGGCGCCAGAGGAAGTGGATGTTGCGCAGGGTCCGCGCGGTGTAGTCCGTGTCGAGCGGCTTGCCGTCGAAGTGGTGCTTCAGGTAGAGCTCGCCCCGCCGCTCGTAGTTGCCATCCTCCACGGTCACCACGGGCGCGCCCAGGTTCGTCATCGAGTCGACGATGGTGTCGCGCACCCGGCGCCAGTCCGTGTCGCTCACCACCCAGGCCAGCTCACCGTCCACCTCTTCCATCCGGTAGGTGTAGAGGTCAAGATCGCGCACGAGGCGCGCCGTAAGGTACTTGCGCAGAAAGGAGGCATCGGACTCCTGATCCACCACCTCGAAGACCTTCGCCATGCCCTGGCCGGGCGGCCGCCGGATCTCCTCCTCGCGCCAGTCGCGCTCGGGCTCCTCGTCGTCTACCTCGCCGTCCCAGCGCCGCCGAACGTCGTGGAGCACCTGGTAGCCCACGTGGTAGGGATTGATCGACATGCGCGATCCCGGCGAGAGCACGGAGGCGTGCGTGCGCCGGAACTCCCAGTGCTCCTCCGCGGTTAGCGGCAACTCGTTGAGGATCCGTTCGTGCCAGAACGAGGCCCATCCCTCATTCATGGTCTTCGTACGGATCTGGGGAAGGAAGTAGAGCATCTCCTCGCGCACGATGTTGACGACGTCGCGCTGCCACTCCTCCAGATCGGGCGCGTGGTCGCGCAGGAAGCGAAGCAGGTCTTTCTCGGGCTCGGGCGGCAGCTTGCGCGGTGGCGGCGCCGGCGGCTCGGAGCGCTTCCCGGCCACGCGCCAGAGATCGTCGAACTCGGTTGCGGGCTCGTCCGGCGATGTGCGCTCGCGCTCGTACTCCTCCGGCGTCTTGCGGCGGTAGCCCGGCGCGGTCGGGTCGAAGTGCTCCTCGATGGAGAGCACGGCGTCCAGGAAGCGCTCCACCTCGGCCGGCCCATGCTGCTGCTCATAGGCGCGCAAGCGCTCGGCGTGCAGTCGCACCTTCTCGATCATCTTGCGGTCCGTATGGGAAAAGTAGGCGTTGCGCCGAAAGAAGTCGGAGTGACCGAGCACGTGGGCCACCACGAGCTTGTGGGAAAGCATCGAGTTGTTGTCGAACAGGAACGCCTGGGTGGGGTCGGAGTTGAACACGATCTCGTAGATCTTGCTCAGGCCGTATTCATAGCTGGTCTTCTGCCGGTGGTAGTCGCGGCCGAATGTCCAGTGCGAGAACCGGGCCGGAAGGCCGTAGGCGCCGAGCTCGTAGATGACGTGGTCGGGCACCACCTCGAAGTGCGTCGGGTAGGGGTCGAGCCCCATCTGCCGGGCCTTCTCCCAGATGATGTCGATCCAGCGCTCCAGTTCGGCCTTATCGGTATTGTTCATCGCGACCCTCATGGGCGCCGAAGGCGCCGCGTGCCCTGGCGCCCGCCCGGCCTGCGGGCGCGCAAGCATACTACAGGATACGGCGCGCTTCGGGTTCCACGGCTCCCGCCCGCGCGCCAGAGGAAGCCATGCCCGACGTTGAGCGCGGCCCAAGCCGCCGGGAGGTGCTCGCCGCCGCGGCCGCCTGCGCCGCGCCGGCGGCCGACACCGCGACCCCGCGCCCTCGCCGCGTGCCCGTGATCGACATCACCGACCTCTACCATCCGGCGCAGGACCCCGGCGACAACGTGGACCTCATCGCCGCCTATGGCCTGCCCGAGGTGGAACTGCGGGCCGTCGTCCTCGACGTGTCACAGCGCTACCGACGCCCGCATCGCGACGCGATCGACCCCGCCTACAGCGACCCGACCGGGCCCCGCGATGGTGGCTTCATCCCGGTGGCGCAGCTCAACTACATCTTCGGCCGTGACGTGCCCTGCGCGGCAGGCCCGTTTGAGCCGATGCGCCACCCGGGCGACACGATGCGCGACGCGGCGGCCGGCCAGCAGGCCGGCGTCGACCTGCTGCTGCGGGCCCTGCGCGCCTCGCGTGAGCCCGTCGACGTGGTCTCCTTCGGCTCGCTCCGCCCGCTCGCCGTCGCCCTCAACCGCGACCCCGAACTGCTGCGCGCCCGCGTGCGGCGCGTCCACGTGTGCGCGGGCTCGATGCCGGCGCCCTATCTCGAGTGGAACGTCCGCCTCGATCCGCACGCCTTCGTCCGCTTGCTGCGCTCGGAACTGCCGATCGCGCTCTACCCGTGCGCCACGGACGGCGGCGCCTTCGCGCTGGGAGAGCACAACACCTACTGGCGGCTGGCCGACCTGGGCATGCTCCGCCGCCTGCATCCGCGCCTCCAGAGCTACCTGTGCTACGCCCTGGGCCGCTCACAGCGCATCGACTTCCTGAACGCCATCGACGATCCGCCACCTCCCGGAGCGCTCGAGCGCCTCTGCCCACGGCCCCATCACGTCTGGGAGACGGCCGTCTGGACTCAGGTATCCGGCCGCCGCCTCGTGCGCCGCGCCGACGGCACACACCGCCTGCTGTCCGCGGGGGCCATCGGGCCGGGGGACGCAGCGCTGCCTCAGGAGCTGCGACCCGTGTGTTTCGAGGTGAGCGACGCGGGCGACGTGCGGCTCCGGCCCGCGGCCGGCCTCGCCCGCGGGTGGATCTACTGGCGCGGCGACCCCGCCGGGCAGCAGGCCGCGCTCCAGGAGGCCCTGCCCGCGCTCTACACTTCGTTCACGCCGGCCTGACCGCCGCGGCGGCGGCTCGCCGGCCCACCCGGACCGAGAGGAGGCATCGATGACGGACCCCGCACGTGCGCGCCTGACGCACGGCCAGATACTCCAGCTCAAGCGCTGGAACACGCCGACGGTCTACAACGGCTGGGAGCAGATAACGCGCCGTGACAACGCCGGCGACGCGTTCAACATCGAGGAGACCCACGACTTCATGCCGGAGATGGGCCCGATGGTCGGCTACGCCGTCACGCTCGTGATCGAGCCCTCCAGCCCCGAGCACCCGCGCCGCCTGCCGGCGGCCTGGAGCGAGTACCGGCGCTACGTTGCCGACGTTCCCGGACCCAAGATCGCCGTCGTACAGGACCTGGACAGGCCGCGCGTCATCGGCTCGTTCTGGGGAGAGGTCAACTCGAACGCGCACCGCGCGCTCGGCTGCGTGGGCACCATCACGGACGGCGCCATCCGTGATCTGGACGAGATGCGCGACGCGGGCTTCAAGGGGATCGCGCGCCGGCTCTGCGTGGGCCACGCCAACGCGTGGCCGGTACGCTGGGGATGCCCGGTGGAGGTGTTCGGGCGCGAGGTGCTCCCCGGCCAACTCATTCACGCCGACAAGCACGGCTTCCTGGCGGTACCGCCGGAGGACGAGGGCGCGCTGCTGGAAGCCGCACGCTTCATGGACTGCAACGAGTGCGACACCGTCATCGCCGCCGCGCGCGCGGCCCCTGGTCTTCCCGCGAAGGAGGTATTGGCCGCGCTCGACGCAGCTTCCGAGGCGTTCGGCTTGGCCGCGCGGGCGCGCTACGGCGCTCGCGGCGAGTGGTGACGCGCACGGGAACCCGCGCGCCGGCGAGGCGACGGCCGGGAGGCGCCCGCGTCGGCGCCGCGCCGGGCGACGGTCGTCGGCGCGGACCTATGCCGCCA comes from Chthonomonadales bacterium and encodes:
- a CDS encoding sugar phosphate isomerase/epimerase yields the protein MSPVVSPAINCAYLTGGTAGWPLADLSAAGYRALELTPDCLVAEERWRAAAERAGMRPSCVNAMHALRPYLTGSLSDAVSWRRKATLDSLLAALARMRALGIPFLVVAPSRLAENYQSAAEARALLIQSLRALADAGRTQILLQAAPFRMFASSAEIASIVDEAARPNVAAALDTGHAMLAGESPDRAAAALGARLRYVQVHDVDTRPGVPLLDGHLPFGSGTAARNEVRAALGDRPFAVSIAAPGDPLAAARGALEWLAAPA
- a CDS encoding hydantoinase/oxoprolinase family protein; the encoded protein is MRPNVAAHDAADALRAEGLALDGQASLGADGNGIGLGIDAGGTYTDAVVYDPGARAVLAKAKSLTTYHDLVEGIRGALAQLPPELLGRVGVTSLSTTLATNSIVEGRGHRVGLIVLSPWDWFAESIDHQPSIRVPGCVDVTGEVLEPLDEETCRAAIRRLLDVERCAAIVVAGYATTRNPAQANRVRELVLEAAEVPVMCAHEVSRRLDAVQGARTAVANARLLPVIQHLIDSVHSALAERAVQGRLMVVKGDGTPVDESVARSRPVETILSGPAASASGARILTGLDDALVIDIGGTTTDCAILRDGRVAVARDGARVGPSVMSVDVVEICTVGLGGDSRIGFTREREITLGPQRNIPLSYLAARHPAVAEFLQTFDIRRCKGSLDATALDVLVRGGQSRLRWTEPEQRLLDALADGPLPAVRAAEILGVPSHVLLPLSRLESSGVIKRGALTPTDLLHVDGRFVRWDREAASRALALFSAMFGRPSSEVLRAALRVVTRRIFQEIVRREVSAEDARLHDLPPQWSYLLDRAFDGNGDCAGLGVRLSLRRPIVALGAPAQALVPPVREHLDAEIVVPEDADVANAVGAIATEVVVREEVTIAPGVSSAYVLYATDERVEFADLARATERATELARERARQRALEAGAAAPKVTVTRGDSSGLASDGGQVFLERRVTAVALGAALAHVPPGLAHVPPGLAR
- a CDS encoding SpoVR family protein produces the protein MNNTDKAELERWIDIIWEKARQMGLDPYPTHFEVVPDHVIYELGAYGLPARFSHWTFGRDYHRQKTSYEYGLSKIYEIVFNSDPTQAFLFDNNSMLSHKLVVAHVLGHSDFFRRNAYFSHTDRKMIEKVRLHAERLRAYEQQHGPAEVERFLDAVLSIEEHFDPTAPGYRRKTPEEYERERTSPDEPATEFDDLWRVAGKRSEPPAPPPRKLPPEPEKDLLRFLRDHAPDLEEWQRDVVNIVREEMLYFLPQIRTKTMNEGWASFWHERILNELPLTAEEHWEFRRTHASVLSPGSRMSINPYHVGYQVLHDVRRRWDGEVDDEEPERDWREEEIRRPPGQGMAKVFEVVDQESDASFLRKYLTARLVRDLDLYTYRMEEVDGELAWVVSDTDWRRVRDTIVDSMTNLGAPVVTVEDGNYERRGELYLKHHFDGKPLDTDYTARTLRNIHFLWRRPVHLETVLDGEATLLTCDGEEIAQRAL
- a CDS encoding Gfo/Idh/MocA family oxidoreductase; the encoded protein is MNVGIVGLGGPGVAHAKRVAASGRARVAAVADVREDRARVAAHEHGARAYADYREMLEREALDAVLLCTPHFVRVEPIRAICARGAALFCEKPPALTMQDAAACLEAIRGAGVVNSVGFMYRWARVTEHMRELLDGRVVLSCTVRGAWPVAFWEGIPEWLLTCERSGGPIVEQGVHLLDVARYVLRDDVVEAQAFAANRLMPRGERATVDDTISVNLRFSGGALGTHLHNWSHRGWVWEVACIGDDFTLTWDMATSSVRGRMSEETVHFHAEDDPYQAEIEGFLLAVERGDQSLIRSSYEDAARTLAAALAAAESAAGGGRPVRTTAVE
- a CDS encoding pyridoxamine 5'-phosphate oxidase family protein, which codes for MDETLAAVRAFLESQSTMALATVSEEGLPGVAPVYYVSEGLALYWLSSPASRHSAALRARGRAAAAVYPAVWQWSAIRGVQVEGDTAPVRGAERRRILRLYRSRFQLPAELEAAVAAGTLYVLRPRRVRWLDNRVGFGYRAEVRLDAAGAPEEEAT
- a CDS encoding nucleoside hydrolase — encoded protein: MPDVERGPSRREVLAAAAACAAPAADTATPRPRRVPVIDITDLYHPAQDPGDNVDLIAAYGLPEVELRAVVLDVSQRYRRPHRDAIDPAYSDPTGPRDGGFIPVAQLNYIFGRDVPCAAGPFEPMRHPGDTMRDAAAGQQAGVDLLLRALRASREPVDVVSFGSLRPLAVALNRDPELLRARVRRVHVCAGSMPAPYLEWNVRLDPHAFVRLLRSELPIALYPCATDGGAFALGEHNTYWRLADLGMLRRLHPRLQSYLCYALGRSQRIDFLNAIDDPPPPGALERLCPRPHHVWETAVWTQVSGRRLVRRADGTHRLLSAGAIGPGDAALPQELRPVCFEVSDAGDVRLRPAAGLARGWIYWRGDPAGQQAALQEALPALYTSFTPA
- a CDS encoding serpin family protein is translated as MEPERLRVVLLTAAPFVLMLASLGACRGQGDGETPPAPPRTLAAAEPRFVSAVNDFGLRLYRRLASGGSQGNLFLSPVSVHLALDMVFNGAQRSTREAMAKTLALQGLTPEETSKAASALMEALRQPADAVQIEAANALWAREGLVLAPEFRRRTQREFDAAVHRADFASPGTADEVNAWVRDRTHGKIERIVDAATVRDAILLLVNALYFKGRWSVPFSPGLTQESHFHTEADGARRVPFMRRTAEMPYDENALFQAVALPYGDGRVRMVVILPKPGRSLADVNAQLTAERWRLWTGALAKRKGTLALPRFKTEYGTSLRPALAAMGMEVAFGGQADFGGMLAQGAHQQLTGRVRLSDVIHKTALEVNEEGTEAAAATGAVMGITSVRPVQPFQMTVDRPFLLAIEHQSSGALLFLGAIRDPR